A genomic segment from Bacillus cereus G9842 encodes:
- a CDS encoding MSCRAMM family protein yields MRLRLKLVSIHFIVLLMLSVSFVIYVPKEVYGSTTNLEGLGDISRYNAVVFGNHKAIGGDIEGATAVQGDMDASGYTIVGAAAGTSNIVGEKWVDEGYPSLLLSGKFKKSREESFIIQNGIVVMTKESDPDRIIQSSYDRIVYKEKLEIDAKFNEFRNIVNQVSKNAGQYKTNTPIPNMSHGIGKDINNPNIYVSSELTGKINLDIRDVFLPNAKDKDFIVMYSDATEVTFKNGSILYDTNNIGRATDIVPTSQPYSPNSPFTQLYGKVIWVFPNAKKIITEGYGVVGSVFAPNAVLETKGGSINGQAFVGAVQQIGGFEFHNFKFNWQHWNKPSTGKVKIKKVDSNNDNKKLVGAKFHIEDPKGKIVGELLTNEEGEAISKDLPIGNYILVEIEAPKDYELLKEKITVKIEKDAVVEIKIGNKKLPDPIGKMKLVKVDISDKNKKLAGAKFHIEDSKGKIVGELVTNEEGEVISKDLPIGNYTLVEVEAPKGYELLKEKITVKIEKDAVVEIKIGNKKLPDPMGKMKLVKVDISDKNKKLAGAKFHIEDSKGKVVGELITDEKGEMISKDLPIGNYTLVEIEAPKGYELLKEKIAVKIEKDTVVEIKIENKKLPDPTGQFEIEKVDDKDSELKLKGAVFQVLDKEGKEVSRLITDEKGKVISNQLAIGKYTIKEIKAPNGYMLLRDPIEIEIEITEAVKTQKITVKNAKNNWVIPNTGGSGTTIFYVIGIMLMFAVLYFCKKNRIL; encoded by the coding sequence TTGAGGCTACGATTAAAGCTGGTAAGTATTCATTTTATTGTTTTGTTAATGTTAAGTGTAAGTTTTGTCATATATGTACCAAAAGAAGTATATGGATCCACGACAAACTTAGAAGGTCTAGGTGATATATCGCGTTATAATGCAGTTGTCTTTGGTAACCATAAAGCAATAGGTGGCGACATTGAAGGAGCAACTGCAGTTCAAGGTGATATGGATGCATCGGGGTATACAATTGTAGGTGCTGCAGCGGGAACATCTAATATAGTAGGTGAAAAATGGGTTGATGAGGGATATCCGTCCTTGTTGTTGTCTGGAAAATTTAAGAAATCAAGAGAAGAATCTTTTATCATTCAAAACGGAATAGTAGTAATGACAAAAGAGAGTGATCCAGATCGCATCATACAATCCTCTTATGATCGTATCGTTTATAAAGAAAAACTAGAAATTGACGCGAAATTTAATGAATTTCGCAATATAGTGAACCAAGTCAGTAAAAATGCAGGTCAATATAAAACAAATACCCCAATTCCAAATATGAGTCATGGAATCGGAAAAGATATAAACAATCCTAATATTTATGTTTCATCAGAATTGACAGGGAAAATTAATTTAGATATAAGAGATGTATTTTTACCAAATGCTAAGGACAAAGATTTTATTGTTATGTATTCGGATGCAACAGAGGTTACATTTAAAAATGGGTCTATTCTATATGACACGAACAATATTGGAAGGGCTACAGATATAGTTCCTACATCACAACCATATTCTCCTAATTCCCCGTTTACTCAGCTATATGGGAAAGTGATTTGGGTTTTTCCAAATGCGAAAAAAATTATAACAGAGGGATATGGTGTCGTTGGTAGTGTGTTTGCCCCCAATGCTGTATTAGAAACAAAAGGCGGTTCGATTAATGGACAAGCATTTGTCGGTGCGGTACAACAAATTGGTGGATTTGAATTTCACAATTTCAAATTTAACTGGCAACATTGGAACAAGCCTAGTACTGGAAAAGTAAAAATAAAAAAAGTTGATAGTAATAATGATAATAAAAAATTGGTCGGAGCAAAGTTTCATATAGAAGATCCAAAAGGAAAAATAGTTGGAGAACTATTAACAAATGAAGAAGGAGAAGCGATATCAAAAGACTTACCAATAGGAAACTATATCCTTGTAGAAATAGAAGCGCCAAAAGACTATGAATTATTAAAAGAAAAAATAACTGTAAAAATAGAAAAAGATGCAGTAGTAGAAATTAAAATAGGAAATAAGAAATTGCCAGATCCAATAGGAAAAATGAAGTTAGTGAAAGTAGACATAAGTGATAAAAATAAAAAGCTAGCAGGGGCAAAGTTTCATATAGAAGATTCAAAAGGGAAAATAGTTGGAGAACTAGTAACAAATGAAGAAGGAGAAGTAATATCAAAAGACTTACCAATAGGAAACTATACCTTAGTGGAAGTAGAAGCACCTAAAGGTTACGAATTATTAAAAGAAAAAATAACTGTAAAAATAGAAAAAGATGCAGTAGTAGAAATTAAAATAGGAAATAAGAAATTGCCAGATCCAATGGGGAAAATGAAGCTTGTGAAAGTAGACATAAGTGATAAAAATAAAAAACTAGCAGGAGCAAAGTTTCATATAGAAGATTCAAAAGGAAAAGTAGTTGGAGAGTTAATAACAGATGAAAAAGGAGAAATGATATCAAAGGACTTACCAATAGGAAACTATACCCTAGTGGAAATAGAGGCACCTAAAGGTTATGAATTATTAAAAGAAAAAATAGCTGTAAAAATAGAAAAAGATACAGTAGTAGAAATTAAAATAGAAAATAAGAAATTGCCAGATCCGACTGGGCAATTTGAAATTGAAAAAGTTGATGATAAGGATAGTGAATTAAAGCTAAAAGGCGCTGTATTTCAAGTGTTAGATAAAGAAGGGAAAGAAGTTAGTAGATTAATAACGGATGAAAAAGGAAAGGTAATTTCCAACCAATTAGCAATTGGAAAGTATACGATTAAAGAAATAAAAGCACCGAACGGATACATGTTACTTAGGGATCCAATAGAAATAGAAATAGAAATTACAGAAGCAGTAAAGACACAAAAAATAACAGTGAAAAATGCGAAGAATAATTGGGTAATTCCTAATACTGGTGGGAGCGGAACAACAATTTTTTACGTAATTGGTATTATGCTAATGTTTGCTGTGCTATATTTCTGTAAGAAAAATCGTATATTATGA
- a CDS encoding SRPBCC family protein, with translation MIAEIGKLTGGYIVKFEREFPYTVEEVWSVLTENSKLKKWMSNLQIESLKTGGIIKFDMMDGSFINIDILECQLNSVLEFTWDKDRVRFEIHKEENGTLLFLKEYIHELTDHTPRDIAGWHICLNLFSYVLEGEEKEFSKDEWQQWFEIYKDKFMK, from the coding sequence ATGATAGCTGAAATTGGGAAACTAACTGGTGGATATATTGTAAAATTTGAACGCGAATTTCCATATACGGTAGAGGAAGTTTGGTCTGTATTAACAGAAAACAGTAAGCTGAAAAAATGGATGTCCAATTTACAGATTGAAAGCCTTAAAACTGGTGGAATAATAAAGTTCGACATGATGGACGGTTCATTCATAAACATTGATATTTTAGAGTGTCAACTAAACTCAGTACTTGAATTTACTTGGGATAAAGACCGTGTCCGATTTGAAATACATAAAGAGGAAAATGGTACTCTTTTATTCCTAAAAGAGTACATTCATGAATTAACAGATCATACACCGAGAGATATAGCTGGTTGGCATATTTGTTTAAATCTTTTTTCTTACGTTTTAGAAGGAGAAGAGAAAGAATTTTCTAAAGATGAATGGCAACAGTGGTTTGAAATATACAAGGATAAGTTCATGAAGTGA
- a CDS encoding class C sortase codes for MKRNLVLGGIFLFGLGVFLYPTISNWLATRAHYSEISSYDKNIKALQKKEVERREKEAAEYNKQVHTSTKTFTDPFSEKKSNHQAYADALNLGDVMGYIEISKINIKLPIYQGTSEEVLSRGIGHLDFSSLPIGGENTHTILTGHRGLPSAKLFTDLDKLSEGDLFYIHSLDKVLAYKVDQIKVVLPHETDDLQIVENKDYTTLITCTPYGVNTNRLLVRGVRVELNGKEKQKVSTEIFIFNKWTVIVPILLLCVFLVVIYKKRLTR; via the coding sequence ATGAAACGAAATCTTGTTTTGGGAGGTATTTTTTTATTTGGATTAGGTGTTTTTTTATATCCTACTATTAGTAATTGGTTGGCGACTCGTGCACATTATTCTGAGATTAGCTCTTACGATAAGAATATCAAAGCATTACAAAAGAAAGAAGTCGAACGTAGGGAAAAAGAAGCAGCCGAATATAATAAACAAGTTCACACTTCCACGAAAACATTTACTGATCCATTTTCTGAAAAAAAAAGTAATCATCAAGCATATGCTGATGCGTTAAATTTAGGAGATGTAATGGGGTATATTGAAATATCGAAAATTAATATAAAACTGCCAATCTATCAAGGGACATCTGAGGAAGTATTGAGCCGCGGGATAGGTCATTTAGATTTTTCTTCGCTCCCGATAGGTGGAGAAAATACGCACACTATTTTAACAGGGCATCGTGGTTTACCATCAGCAAAATTATTTACAGATTTAGATAAGTTGAGTGAAGGAGATCTTTTTTATATTCATTCTTTAGACAAAGTTCTTGCTTATAAAGTAGATCAAATTAAAGTAGTGTTACCACACGAAACGGACGATCTACAAATTGTAGAAAATAAAGATTATACAACTTTAATTACGTGTACGCCTTATGGAGTAAACACCAATAGGTTGCTAGTTCGAGGTGTGCGTGTGGAGTTAAACGGGAAAGAAAAACAAAAAGTGAGTACAGAGATATTTATATTTAATAAGTGGACTGTAATAGTTCCAATCCTATTGTTATGTGTGTTTCTAGTCGTAATTTATAAGAAAAGGTTAACTCGATAG
- a CDS encoding SpaA isopeptide-forming pilin-related protein, which produces MKKIFSVLLVLFLTFSTWSSVLVKADSPSKGTLTIHKYEQEKDGAQGLEGDGSANQEVPKDAKPLKGVTFEVKKVASFEKISNDGKIVKEDVKPVMGATPTQVVTDDNGQAVLKDISLGRYEVKEVAGPPHVNLNPNTYTVDIPLTNKEGKVLNYDVHMYPKNEVKRGAVDLIKTGVNEKALAGAVFSLFKKDGTEVKKELVTDANGHIRVQGLVYGEYYFQETKAPKGYVIDPTKREFFVKNSGTINEDGTITSGTVVKLEVKNYEEPIIDKKINGKLEALPINPLTNYNYDIKTLIPEDIKEYKKYVVTDTLDNRLVIQGKPIVKIDGAEVNASIVEVAIEGQKVTATVKDFTKLDGKKEFHLQIKSQVKEGVPSGSEILNTAKIDFTNKNDVIEEKESKPVVVVPTTGIIELTKIDGANKNKLKGAEFVLKDKNGKIVVVAGKEVTGVSDENDVIKWSNIPYGDYQIFETKAPTYTKEDGTKASYQLLKDPIDVKISENNQTVKLTIENNKSGWVLPVTGGIGTTLFTVIGLTLMVTAAFVFFRKKSANN; this is translated from the coding sequence ATGAAAAAAATATTTAGTGTGCTTTTAGTGTTATTCTTAACATTTTCTACATGGTCTAGTGTATTAGTAAAGGCAGATTCACCATCTAAAGGTACTTTAACGATTCATAAGTATGAACAAGAAAAAGATGGAGCGCAGGGACTAGAAGGTGACGGTTCTGCAAATCAAGAGGTGCCAAAAGATGCGAAACCATTAAAAGGTGTAACGTTTGAAGTGAAAAAGGTTGCGTCTTTTGAAAAAATTTCAAACGATGGGAAAATCGTGAAAGAAGATGTGAAACCTGTAATGGGAGCAACTCCAACGCAAGTAGTAACAGATGATAACGGACAAGCTGTATTAAAAGATATTTCACTAGGACGTTATGAGGTGAAAGAAGTGGCAGGACCTCCACATGTTAATCTAAATCCCAATACGTATACAGTGGATATCCCATTAACGAATAAAGAGGGTAAGGTGCTAAACTATGATGTTCACATGTATCCTAAAAATGAGGTTAAACGTGGTGCAGTGGATTTAATAAAAACTGGTGTAAATGAAAAAGCATTAGCAGGTGCAGTATTCTCTTTATTTAAAAAAGACGGTACAGAAGTGAAAAAAGAGTTAGTAACAGATGCTAATGGTCATATTCGCGTGCAAGGATTGGTGTATGGAGAATACTATTTCCAAGAAACAAAAGCTCCGAAAGGCTATGTAATAGATCCAACTAAACGTGAGTTTTTTGTTAAGAACTCCGGAACAATTAATGAAGATGGAACTATTACTTCTGGTACAGTAGTTAAATTAGAAGTGAAAAACTATGAAGAACCAATAATTGATAAAAAGATTAACGGAAAATTGGAAGCGTTACCGATCAATCCGTTAACTAATTATAATTATGATATTAAAACATTAATTCCAGAAGACATTAAGGAATACAAAAAATATGTGGTAACAGATACTTTGGATAATCGTTTAGTGATTCAAGGAAAGCCAATCGTGAAAATTGATGGAGCAGAAGTAAATGCAAGCATTGTAGAGGTAGCTATAGAAGGTCAAAAAGTAACAGCTACAGTAAAAGATTTCACAAAATTAGATGGTAAAAAAGAATTTCATTTGCAAATTAAATCTCAAGTAAAAGAAGGAGTACCATCTGGTTCGGAAATTTTAAATACAGCAAAAATTGATTTTACAAATAAAAATGATGTAATTGAAGAAAAGGAATCTAAACCTGTAGTTGTTGTTCCAACAACTGGAATAATTGAGTTAACAAAAATTGATGGTGCTAATAAGAATAAATTAAAAGGTGCAGAGTTTGTACTTAAAGATAAAAATGGAAAAATAGTTGTTGTAGCAGGAAAAGAAGTAACAGGTGTATCAGATGAAAATGATGTTATTAAATGGTCTAACATTCCATATGGAGACTATCAAATTTTCGAAACGAAAGCTCCAACATATACAAAAGAAGATGGTACAAAAGCTTCTTATCAATTATTAAAAGATCCCATTGATGTAAAGATTAGCGAAAATAATCAAACGGTTAAATTAACGATTGAAAATAATAAAAGTGGATGGGTTCTTCCGGTAACGGGTGGCATAGGAACGACTCTTTTTACTGTAATAGGTCTTACGTTAATGGTTACAGCGGCATTTGTTTTCTTTAGAAAAAAGTCTGCTAATAATTAA